The window ATCTACCGGAGAAGATCCACCACAAGGTCTCTGAGAATTGGATCAGCGCCACTCTCCTCGTTACCCCTGTCGTTAGCACCTACTGgtactctctttttctcttatcaATTGATTGCGAAACGAatctttagagagagagagttccgATCTGGTGATTGTTCGTCGATTTGGTTGTTGTAGTACGAGTTTTGCGGTTTTCTGTGTCATCGAGCTTGTGCATCGGAAATGGATTTAGGGTTCTTCATTTGTGTCATTGTAGTAACAAATGAGAAATGATAGGAAGTAAGTTAGCTGGAGAAGAATATATAAGTAACACAACCATTGAGAGATATGGGAAACAACTCTAGAATTTTCTCAATTGTGAGTCTGTAATTTTGAAACTGAGTGTGCTAAAGAGGCTCTCAGCTAGAAATATCTATCAGGTAACAGTTAGTATTGTGGAATTGCATCTCAAGATGTTGAGGAGGATTTTAATGCTCTGCTGTAATCAATTAGCTAATGTGtgattccattaaaccaattgAGTTCTTGCTTGTTAAGCTAGTCATTGCTTGTTTAATCTTCAAATACACTAATGAATGCAGGTATGCTCAGTACTTCAAGGAACAGGAGAAGCTTGAGCACAGATTCTGAAGCACTCCGTTTCTACAACAACTCTCTATAGTTTGAAGTCACTCTTTTTGGTTTCAAGcctataattttctttataagcTTATGTGGGGAATCGTCTGAGTCAGTTTTTCTGATACTCTATTGTTAAATAAATGTTTTGGTTTCATGACAATGACTGTTGATGATGTTCATCTTTCTTTATATGGTATGGAATTGGATTGAATCGTATTACAATCTATTGATCCCTAGTATAACTGAGGACAAACACTAACGCAGTGTATGTATGTTTCGAGACTAGGATTGCGTTCATTCATAGACAATATTTCCTTCACATTAAGACGTTTCTATAAAAACGTTTACTTACAGAGTTACAGTACATTGATATTGACACAGTAACTCATAACAAACAAACTATACacaccaaagaagaaaaatagagaggATAATAGAAACATTGCTCAAAACGGTCCATCTCAACAGTTGATTCCACATACCAGCACGTCTGGTCCGGTGACTCTAGATATAAACGGATCAACCCGAACCCACAACAACGAGAAGATCGAAGCTAGAAGGACTGACCAAACCACAATAATGGTTGGAGTCCGGTTCTGTCGGCCCATCAAACCCTTGAGGAATGGGTATAAGTGAACAATCACCCAGAAGGCAAAGAAGAGCTTACCAAAGAGGGGTCCCCAAGACTGATATCCACTATTGATAGCATAAGATACTCCTGCAACCACTCCTACAAGGTTAATAAAGAGCAGAGTTGTCGGTGGGACTAAAAGTGTTGTCCATTTGATCATGTACAGCTCGGCGGAGTCACCATCTTCATCTGAGGCTTTTGAGGTGACTGTGAAGTTGGTGTCAATACCAGCGAAGACTTTAAGTAGACCTTGGAAGACTGCAAAGAAGTGAGCTGATACACCACCAATGACCCAAAACTGCTCGTTTCTCCACCATTCATCTATGCCCACACCGCTCCATCTCATTTCCAGTATACCCGTAGCGAAAATGGAGAGAAATAGAGACAGAAACCAAATGCTTGCCAAGTTACTTATCTACAAATAAGACAGGAATTGAAACAGCATCGCTTAGACCATTAATACTTTCGCCACTTCACTCATCCAATTAAGGAGTTAAGTTAGACCAGTGAATATCGAAGTAAGACAAAACTTATCATTCACGAGGCAGTGAGAGCAAAACCTGAGGAATAATGAATTGGTTGGTGAAGAGACAAACGGCAGGCAATGTGCAGTACATGAGGAGAGGAATGGAGGTGATTGGATAGATGGCTGTGTTCACATATGCAAACCTCTCAAGAAATTTCAGCCTCCCTCCATAACCGTACCAGATTGGACAATGCCGACTGAAGAGGATCTCTACTGAGCCTAGAGCCCACCGGAGGACTTGGTTGAGTCGATCAGAAAGATTGATTGGAGCAGATCCTTTGAATGCAGGTCGTTTAGGCATACAGTAAATCGACCTCCAACCACGGGTATGCATTTTGAAGCCGGTGAGAATATCTTCTGTAACAGAGCCATAGATCCATCCGATCTGAACAATTGTCAACAAAAAGTCAGATATCAGAATATAGACAGGGGAAACACTAACGCGGAAATAATAGAATAGAGTTAGGTAAACACCTCAGTTCCCCactctgttttgtcctcatATCCACAGCTAATGACATGAATAGCTTCTTTAAGAAGGTTCTCTGGAGTTGCAGATGGAGGAACACCTCCATTTTCCATTAGGGTAGAAGCAACAAAAACAGCTGATTTTCCAAATCTCTGTTCCAAGCTCATTTGCGACATCAAGAGTGCCTTGTCATCGTCCAACCCAGGATCTGACAATTGCAAAATATACTCAAATGCATTTTTACTCAGCATGTGTGTTAACCAAAGTCTCAGAATCAAAATGTTTGGAGAAAAGAGGTTTACCTTCAACTCCCTCTTCTATATCCTCGAGGCTAAACACAGGGATGGTTGAGTCCGTGTGCTTACCAGATTTCTTTTTGTCAGTATCTTTTTTAGATTTGGCATTCTTCTTTCTCACCCCACAAAGTCTAGATAAAAAATTTGCTTTCTTGTGTTTTGGTTTCACTGGAGGTTCATAACCATATAATGCAGTTCTGTTGAAAACACACCCAGTTCCCACATATACTGGTCCTTGAATCCCATCTAAGCCTCTCAAATTTATCTGAAGAGCATATCACAGAAATGTTAGTATAAATGTATAGTAACATAGACATAAATTCAAAGACAAGCTTAACTTACATCGAAGAAAACCGTATTACGGTTAGCATATCTATCGTTTTTATCAATACCATCAAATCTCTGAGGGAACTGGACATAACAAACTTGTTTCCCAAGGTTTGGGTCCATCAGGAAGCACATAGCTTCTCTCAAGGCCTTGCTGTTATTAATGTAATGGTCACAATCAAGATTCAATAGGAAAGGTCCATTAGTAAGGACTGCTGAAACTCTAACCTGTTCaagtgaagagagaagagagagtacGCTCATTAGATGCGACAATAGAtaacaaaggaaaagaaaaattcaatgaTCAGAAACTTACAAGTGCATTCATAGCACCAGCCTTTTTGTGGTGCTGGAAACCTGGTCGCTTTTCTCTAGAAACATAGACCAAACGTGGGAGCTCGTTGCCATCAGCGTCCAGTCCACCATTTTGTCCTAAGAAAACCTGCACTCAACAAATGACAGTAAATTAGTAATAACTGATGCCACTGGAAACTAGATTTAGTGGCAAACAAATCCCTGTTCTTCCTCACCTGGATCATTCCTGGATGGTCCCTTGTGTTGTTTCCAGGCCATGGCGTACCATCTTTCATAACCCACCCTTCTTCAGGAACTTTCTGAGCCTTGGAAACAAGTGCATTTATACGGATCTTGAATTCCTCATACTCCCTCTGCCAGAAATAGAACATGTAATTATAGCATGGCAAAAGATAAATATGAATGTTTTGAAAGACTAGGCTATAAATTTTACCTTCATAGCTCTGCGATCTTTGACAAATGATGGATGAACTTTATCCTTCAGGTAATCAATTTTCTGAGCAAAGTACCATTCTGGAGCTCGAGGCTCAATACTATATTTCTTGCAGAAAGGTACCCATTTCCGTGCAAATTCAGATGTTTCTGCTAGTGACTCAAATGATAACATAGCAGCACCATCATCAGAAACATAACAAGACACCTTATCCACCGGGTAATCAACTGCCATAATAGAGAGTACTGTATTGGCTGTCACCAGAGGAGGCTCCTTCAACGGGTCAACAGTACTCACAAAAATGTCCACAGCTGCTAACTGCGATGGTTCGCCTTCACGTTCGTATCTGTAGTGAAGTAGAGGATTAGCAAAGACCAAAAGGCAGGCTAATATTTGAGTAACAGCATCATAACAGAGAAATAAGGAGACCTTAAAGATAGTCTATCAAGGTAAGTTTCCCGGTTAACAGGAAACCACTTGGGGAACTGATCAAGAATCCATGACATGGCGAACCAGATCTCACATATCACTGATACCAACCATATACCAAATGCATTTGGCACTGGATTTGTGATACGATAATGTAAGAAAAGGCAAAGGATTACGAGCCGCAGCATTATAACCATTCTGTATGGATTTATACGTGATGAAGGAACGGATACTTTCCTTGAAAGAGGTTGCCGTGCTTCATCATTCCTGCATGATTAAGAAAAAGATCAACACATCACttatttgaaaaagaatcccAAGCTTGATTGAGCGGTGTCAAAAGTGAAAAACTGTAGCATCACCCGACACAGAATACCTTCAGGGACTaaagagataagaaaacaaGTACTCACAGCAAAGCCTCGTCAACAAAGAAATCAGTGGTGGCATCAATATCAGAAGCAGCTTGAGTGCTCATACGACCAGATTTGTTATCCTGCTTCATTTTCCAGCCATCAACTCTCTCCTTCCAGGCCACATTGCCTAATCCTATTGAGCCAAAATCCCTAGAAGGATCAACAATCCTTCTGTTTGCTGCAAGACAATTACACAACAGGGTTTAGTGCTGACAAATTTGAGAATCCTTGATATGAATATGATGGTCAGGTAAACTACGTGATTGACTGATATCTGATGAGTAAGGAAACTGCTTTCCACTAGCTATAGTAGAAGATCTAGACAATCGTTCAGGTGANNNNNNNNaaaaaaaaaaaaaaaaaaaaaacgagagacAAAGTCAGATCCCAACATTCATAAAAGGTCCACTCAAGCTATCTAAGCATGATGTAAAATGCCACAAAGAAAGAGAATCCATAATGTCCTACCTCTTGTCTAATAGTGAGCCGAGGAACAACATTGTGAGAGATCTCTTTGTCATACTCAGAGTCTCCAACCTCCTTCCCTTTCCCACTTGTAGTAAGATGCCATCCAAGCATCCGTTCTGAAATCTTTTCGTTCCGTGACTTTTCTGTATAACCAAACTCACCAGCACCTTCATCAGCAACATCAAAGCCATCATCTCCAGGAATAGCAGGACTACCTAAACACAGAAATCGATACATTAACAAATGATCAACTCATTCAAATtacacaataacaaaaaaaccaaaaaaatgtaccGTTGAGTCTCTTATATCTAGTCTTGCATTGAGGACAACACTGGTTTCCATCTTTCCTTTCATACTCATAGCAAGGTCTACAAACTGGGAATGAACAAAAATCACACGCCACAAAGGGCTCCTCCCCATccacagtctttccaacattGTCACTACAAATCTCACAAATCTGCTCACCAGCGTTACTACTACTCATCATCTTCCCCTAACAAATTCGTATACAAACTAAACTCAATTAGGAAAacctaaattatatataaagaatggGAAGATAAAGAGACGAAGCGATTAACAAACAATACCGTCGTTTCTGCTTCTGAGTCCATCTTAATTTATTATCTTCTTTCCACTGAAGCGTCGGTACTGTTCAAAATCTTCCCagggggaaaaaaagaaaaacaaagaggtcAGCTCATCGGAATGGTCGGCGACGAGGATACTcgaattttagaaaaatactttACCATGAAGATGCATAAAAATcgagaaaaattgaaaacagagAGAGTCAGAAAGAGTGGTTTCGTCTTCGTAATGTAAGACTCACACACTTATGACTCTCTCTGAGGATCATCAACaactcgtcttcttcttcttcttcttctccagactCCAGAGAGTTTTATGGAGGAAGCTTACAAAGCTACACTAAATTCTCTCCCACACCGACAACTTCAAAATTTGTCTTTTGTGTGATTACATTCTTCTTGTATTTCTTGTACAATTTCTTTTTAGCTTTCTCTACACGATTTCCCGAAATTTAATTCGGGTTACACGTTAACCGGTCTCATTccaaaattaattactttaaaattaattgagtTTAATGAcgcatttaataaattaaagaaaacatattttttttatttcaaaatcaatttgtGAGATAACGCTCTCTACCACGAAACTGATCATTAttatagtttcttaatttttggtttagataGAACCGACGGAAACGGCAGCTTTGATAAGTAAACCGAAGAGAACAAAAGGGTTAGAGAAGAAAGGAGAATGGTCGCTGTCCAATTCGTAAACTTGGCTCGGTGGCCACCTTCTTATCATCGCCTCTTGCTGCTCCGGTTTCATGACTCGGTCATGTAACGTCTTTATGTACACACGCGGCACGTGCTCCTTATCCTCttctccttttgtttcttcctcttcttccagtTTTGCTGTTGTTAGCGCCAGAATCGGTGCTGGTCTCATCATTAATGCAGCCAAGGAACATTCCTTTTACACCAACATAAGGGACCACAAATTTTGGATTGGATAAGAAAATAGATATGTACAATTgcatagtttatttttatatatgttttatattcaGATTAATTGTAACGTAATCTTTGGATTTCTAACccctaggatttaaaacattAAGTCTTGGATCTTTGAGCTTTCTATATGAGAAATGTAACAGTAGAGAAACCTGTTGAGGACTCATGTGGTAAAGGAGTTTTCGTCGGAACTCATGTTTGATAATAGCACTGGTAGGAGGATTCTCGGTTCCTAAGCCGAAACTGAGCTCGTAGACATCACCATGTTCTGATAGTTCAGGCACTCCCTGCAGTGTGGCAAAGAAACATAACGTCACACGCAAGTTAACTTGGCTTTAAAGAAATTTGTTGGATCTTTACATCTTTCATATCTTCATCGGTTTGGAGCCCGTATTTGAGCATCGAAGCTCCGATATAGACAGCGAGAGAGATCTTCTTAGGGAATCTCTGTATCGCGCTTGTCACGCTAAGTCCTCCTGCACTGTGACCCACAAGTATCACCTGACAAACCACcagaacagagaaaaaaaagaaacagagtgaGTTTGCTTCAGATTCAAGGATTACTTCTAGTGAGTTCTGAATTAGGTTTTTTACCTGTTCTTCTTCGGGGGAAGAGGAGAGGAAGTCGATGAGTGGTTGGTTATACTGGTCGAAGGAAGTGAGAGTGTCGGCGGATGAAGAATCTATTCCGGATGATTTTAGGTCGATGCAAGTGACGTCAAAACCAGAGACTTCCATGAGACACTTGATCTTGTACCAGCACCATGATCCTAAGCTCATGCCGTGTATTAGCACAAACTGTGGTGGTTTTCTTATCGGTTTGAgttctagggtttcttcttgATGATTCTCCTCTGCCATCGATATCGATTACGTTGGAGTTTAGCCGGAGGTTTTTTATGGGGTTCCCCTTCTACAGAGTGCTCTGTGTGTGTCTTGTCACACAATTGTCAAGCTCatatatagtgaaaaatatCTTTTGTGTCTTTCCCGGTGAGTGAATTTTTATGGTATaactatatagtataataaataattaatatacaatTGTTACTATTAAGAAATGACCACCAAGTAGACCTTGAATAGAAATTTGATAAGGAAAAAATGTGTATGATTTGTTTACTTTTGCATATTTTCAGCTTAACAAATCCAGATTTTTGTCCAAAATTAATCCGAACAACCAAtaagttcaaaatattttatacataataGGATAAATCAGTTAAATAGTAATTTGTTATAAAGATATTCCAAAaagaaccaatttttttttgttttgcaaaagaATAAACTTTGTCACCATGTAAAAGAAATAGATATACGTACATGAATTGGTTCTTTGTTGTACAatgccatatattttttttccatgtaaACACTTCCTTTTGCAAATTCTGAATTTGATGCAACTCGTTAGTCGTgtgttttgataaaatttaatCTTAAATTAGGTGTATGTTACGAGAATTAGAAGGGAAAGAAATTTGAAGGGTCTTTTTAAGggatatatacttatatagatatatcattTTGGTTGTGGATCCGACTTTTGTATATTGGTGGTCACTTGGGTCATTGCATATTATTATAGTTGGGGTAGTCAATGAGTAATAAGTGTGTTCTGActatatattcttataattGGTAGTACTATTTACGTTTTATCCGCACTGATTACGTTTCTATCGTCTAAACAATTTATGACTAATGACATgccataaaaaaaagttatattcgACGTTTACACGATTACCAGAAGGTACGTACTGACTGATGAGGATAGAATGATTCTCAATCTCGACTAATAAAGAAAAACCATTTGATAGCTGGATTCAATTTGATgtgataaagaaaatatatagtcaTCGTTATTGTAAAATGTTACATAGATTAAGGTATGTCACGTGTGTTATCACGACCCGTgctatgatttttgttttgttatttgattaaaAGTTATACTAGTATATCCCATAGCTAAATTAATTATGTAGGGTACTAGCAATATTTTCCGGTCAGTTTTCTAAcgcaaaaagataaataatttcCATTGACCAATTTAATGCTTGTAAGCTGTAACTCtaagaagaagtaaaagtttaaaattattgaCTCAGTTAGTTGGTCATATGCAATTTTCACGtttataatttcatttgaaaatatGCACGATGTTACATCTAATAACCATCACATGGAGTACTAATTAAGTAATTTGATTAACCTCAAGTACTTATTTATGTTCTCTAgagttttttgttcttctaatttttgtaagaatttgctttttgaatttcttttatataaaccTCTGCTTAATGATCAGTATATATATCGTGGCAAAAAAACAGCTAGCTCTTCGgttctctttgtttgatttggtttagaaTTTGAACGTGTCTGTtcctttttttacaaaaagaaagaaagtaaatgCAAAGTTAAACAAGTAAGTAAACTACAAGTTTTTGTGTAACTAAGAATCGGATCAGACAATCTTAATTGACTAAAGAAAAAGTATGTGTCGTTAATGTTATGTATAACCATTAAAATACAAATGGAAAAGAGTTGAGACTTTTGTGCAATTGTTTTTCTCTTCAGAGTGTGTGTATTTTGTTTCAAACGAAGTAAAGAATGATGAAAGAAACGAAACTATAGGTGCAAATAATGAAGCACTGAttgaaaaggttaaaaaaaaaggagaagtgtcacaacacaaacaaagatgaaagataTCTCCTCCTCCTTTTCAGTGGGTAACGAAAGCgtcttttactgtttttcttttttttctccccgTATCTCCCTATTTTTCGGTTTATTTTGTAACCTATATTGTAACTcaactttatatttataatttttctttgtccATGCTAGACAAAAGAACGtgtgaatgaaaatgacatataCAAGAATTTGGATTAACTCTAATTGTTATTTTCTACTATGCCAAATATTCCATATTTTGAGGGTCTTCTACacatgccttttttttttttttctttccctctaGCCATTATTAAAGTTCTAACGAAAAAAACGTGTAGTGCTTAAAAACCAGAGAAAcatccaaaagaaaagaaaaaaagactagCTAGAGAGTAGAgataattcaagaaaataaaacttgtgaATTTCTCAACATTCATCAACTGTTTACATTTTTCCAAAGAGATTGTATGATCGCATACTATTTGGTAGACCGACCTATATATCTGCTATAACCATaactccagaaaaaaaaaacaatcattcaacaaacgtttagctttttcctttcttatgagaaaagaaaaggaaaggatGCAATAAGTGAGAGAGATGACATATGAAATGGTCAGACGAGAGACATGTGCCGAAAGGAAAGCCTTTTCGCCAATTGTCAGTGTCTTTGTGGACAAACGGAATCagattcatttttttccttatctATTTTGtgtaaacttttttatattttacttttaagttttataacCGAAACTGCGACTTATTTACGTACTAGTTCGTTTTGTTTGGAATATcataaaatgttttaacaaaTTGTCTCATAGTTGATAAAGGTTTAGACCATATATAATACACCCCAAAGTACATGATACATATATGCAAAggggtttatattttaattttatcaaacgGGTCTAGTAAGATCAGTCGAAACCCATCATGAACTCTCGACCATGCAAAATTAGCGATTACACTTACTGAATATAAATCgaatcttttaacaaaaaaaaagaatataaatcgAATCTTGAATACTAGCTCCAACTACATGTTGAATGAATCGATACTTTGCAATAGCATGTGTGCGCTAGATTAGATATGCCATGCCCATGCGTACTTGTTGGTGATAGTACTACTATCATCAGTGGCCGATGCAAAAGACTATTTTGCATAGGGCACAaacacatataattaataataataaatttttattataaaaatgttacagATATACTAATTTGACAGCATCAAAGTATATCTtccattttaacatattttaaattttgaaatgaaTAATGAACCCAAATTTTTGAAAGTGtttcttttattggtttataattatacttaattacttatattatatgatatatatatatatataatttaataattaaaaagacacatttacaaacttaaaattcacaataaactataaatatatgtattacatttAAATTCACTTATCtaaacatatcaaataaatttaaactctaaaaataacaaatgaactagaaaagagataatattgtttgatgttattaatttagtagttttataacatttttagttAAGTTATATGTATACTAAACCATTAAAATAcgaattaaatttgttaaagttaaactagaaagaaatacaagaaaaaaatagaactgaaagtatatatataattttattgaagaAAAATGCATGGAAttgtcaaaagaataaaaaggaacATGCTAAAAAAACATGCACACAGCCTCGAACTGGTGGCCTTGAAGTaacataatattttcatttaccAACTCAACTAAAGATATCACTTGAAGATTTCTACTgggtaaatttttaaaaagagtatGGGGCACGTGCCCTACCCCTTTCCTCATGTAGATCGGCCCCTGACTATCATAGTAGTGGACGAAATCCCATTTCCCTTTGTCTGAAAAAgttccttttaaaaataaattcaaatacgATTTCTTATTATAAACTGTCAATCATTGTGGATTCTCTAATTATCATTGAACAGTTGTTTTATAgtattaagaaaacaatactcATGAGATTCTACGTAAACATTCTTAACTATTTCTTTTGAACAAGTTTAAAAGTAATTTTAAGAGACAATTAAGGTAAAAGAACagaaaattaaatgattttGGGAAATGTAAGGTTGTGAAATCTTTTACACGAACACAAAAGTCAGTGCATTACATctccattttatatttttacgcTTTTACAAGTATTTCGAAAGTTTGAAACCAAAAGAACCGGTCTTTTACTCGTAGCCCTAATTTCAAAATCCTCTTCACTGCTGCTACTATTCCCCTgtaaagctctctctctctctctaatcgaCAAAATCTGggtttctcctctctctctctcaacaaaatcaaagttcCAGGTCAGTAGAATCTCTTCACTCTATCTCTCTGGTAATTCGGAGTTGGGTGTGAGACCATTCGATTTGTCtctgatttagggttttgtaattCTACTGTTCTGAGCTCTGCTTTTTGGTTTACTGATCTTCTTCTGAAATTTTCCTCTGTTCATATGTTAGATATGGATATTAGTTTTACCacaaaagaaacagaatcaGAGAATAAGAAGGTTGACTCATCCTTGTGGCCTCATCATTCTAAGTCATCAATAGCAGAGATTTTgacaggtatatatatatctatatatatatatatatatatctattctGTTCATATATGATTTGGTTACATGTTGGTATTTGCTTTCATCCACAGAGATTAATCAGAATGTTCAAAGCATGCTAAGACTGATTGAAGATGGAAAAACCGAGTCTACGGAGaagtttctttgtttctatCAGTCTCTTGGTGAGACTTACAACGATTTGAACCAAGAGCTCCTCAATGGCCTtctcaaatttgattttaacaTGCCATGTTCAGACCACAACAACAATGCCTCTTCTCTTGCAGCAACTCCACTTAGCTCCTTTAAGCCAGGAGCCTCTCTACCAACGAGTAGCGAGATGTTGCAGCAGAGCTTGAAACTAGATGGTGAGGTTGAGAAGAACCACTCTGCGTTTTTGCTTGCTGATATGTTTTGTGCTGAGCTTGAAACTGCAAGGAGAGAgttagaagaaagaaacatagACATTGAAACTGAGAAAAGGCGTGTGAATGATTTAGAAAGTAAGCTATCAGAATCAAGTCAAAAGATTGAGTATTTAGAAAGCGAGCTCGACGTGGTTAAAGAGAGTTTAGGTGTATCAGAAGCAGAGGTTTCAAAGCTGTGGGAAATGTTGAATGAATGCAAGGCCGAGAAAGCGAATCTGCAGAGTGGTAATGCTGCTGACTTGTTAGATAGCTTAAGAGCAGAGTTGAGATCTAGAGATATCCAGATTGAGCAAATGGAGGAGTATTTGAACCAGGTGAGTCTTAAAGACACTGAATCAGGAACCGACAAGAATGTTGTGGAAGATCTGAGGGGTAGAGTTGAAGTACTGGAGAAACAAGTAGAGTTGCAGAGAAATGTGATAACAGAAcgagaggaagagaaaagagaggctaTAAGACAGCTCTGTTTCTCACTTGATCATTACATGAGCAGATATATTTAGAGCTTGTAAGATCACTTTCAGACAAGAACAAAGGTATGTCTTGTTAAATAAATTTGTAGAAAGTCCAAAACTTGTAGAAGTGATCATGTGCTTTTTGGATGATGCAAACTAATATCTAACTTCATCTTGTAATCAAAACTAGTGCAGAGCTAAACACATGTTgcatctcatcttcttctttatgtttttttcatgCATTGAAAGAGTTCTATGATGCTACGACAGAACTTTGGGATATCATTTCAACGAATGaattatatcattaatattttaataccGTAATTGTCTCATCTTAATAGGGATAAAATATTACAGAAAGAACCTATTTTAAactttagtttatgattttgcGACTTAACTTTCCTTTGCCAGAAATCAAACGCAACTTTCGTGACTCCTCACTTATAATATTAGCCGTCGACGAGTTGTCACTAAGTACAATGGCGAGCGAATCACTGAAGTTGTCCATGCCGTCGCTAATAAGGTGCCAAAACCATGCTCCCGTGCCTGCACCGCCTTTTTGCGCAGACGCATAGACAATGTCATACGTTGCCTTGAACACGGCGTCTCTCTGGTCCTGTGTGTAGCCTGGTGTGATATTTGGTTTCCCGAATTCTCCTATGATTAGAGGTTTCTTAAGAATGTTCTGGGCATCTTCGATGTGTGCTTCGAGCCAATTTCTCAAGAAGTCCATTCGAGATTTCTCATCCAAGTTTGGAAacctgaaaaatcaaaagatttgGAATGGTAATGAACTTgtaaaccattaaaaaaaacgtttttcttctcatataaaataatttgatgataaaTAAATGGTTTTTAGCTAGATGTATGGTACTAAACACTAAATCTTGATTATATGGTAGTACAAGTAATTATTAACTTACCATTTGTCAGGGTAAGAG is drawn from Camelina sativa cultivar DH55 chromosome 1, Cs, whole genome shotgun sequence and contains these coding sequences:
- the LOC104768725 gene encoding protein NETWORKED 4A-like isoform X2, with the protein product MDISFTTKETESENKKVDSSLWPHHSKSSIAEILTEINQNVQSMLRLIEDGKTESTEKFLCFYQSLGETYNDLNQELLNGLLKFDFNMPCSDHNNNASSLAATPLSSFKPGASLPTSSEMLQQSLKLDGEVEKNHSAFLLADMFCAELETARRELEERNIDIETEKRRVNDLESKLSESSQKIEYLESELDVVKESLGVSEAEVSKLWEMLNECKAEKANLQSGNAADLLDSLRAELRSRDIQIEQMEEYLNQVSLKDTESGTDKNVVEDLRGRVEVLEKQVELQRNVITEREEEKREAIRQLCFSLDHYMSRYI
- the LOC104704233 gene encoding mannan endo-1,4-beta-mannosidase 3-like, which codes for MHEKNIXKTLNPVAANVLGTDFIANHNVDAIDFASIHSYPDKWFPNLDEKSRMDFLRNWLEAHIEDAQNILKKPLIIGEFGKPNITPGYTQDQRDAVFKATYDIVYASAQKGGAGTGAWFWHLISDGMDNFSDSLAIVLSDNSSTANIISEESRKLRLISGKGKLSRKIIN
- the LOC104768725 gene encoding protein NETWORKED 4A-like isoform X1, giving the protein MLDMDISFTTKETESENKKVDSSLWPHHSKSSIAEILTEINQNVQSMLRLIEDGKTESTEKFLCFYQSLGETYNDLNQELLNGLLKFDFNMPCSDHNNNASSLAATPLSSFKPGASLPTSSEMLQQSLKLDGEVEKNHSAFLLADMFCAELETARRELEERNIDIETEKRRVNDLESKLSESSQKIEYLESELDVVKESLGVSEAEVSKLWEMLNECKAEKANLQSGNAADLLDSLRAELRSRDIQIEQMEEYLNQVSLKDTESGTDKNVVEDLRGRVEVLEKQVELQRNVITEREEEKREAIRQLCFSLDHYMSRYI